In the genome of Halococcus sediminicola, one region contains:
- a CDS encoding sulfatase-like hydrolase/transferase, with product MNIALVVLDTLRYDAFVQHFDWLPGVRIKNAWAPSYWTVPSHAALFTGYYPSEVGIHARNTTFDCPQSMLAEDLHDAGYTTRAFSNNVNLTPVSSFDRGFDHFHGGWRIQNLTANTFDWETFVSETRNEGMMRYLRGIRQCITNDCATWPSLKRGGRLKLRDLGLDNQPDDNGIQETLNYVRETEFGEQEFLFINLMEAHWPYQIPDSFGNEEVDDLSDASEYNGLVATLGGGPPIDGERLRRAYDRSVDYLSTMYRSVFAELRDDFDVIFTVSDHGELFGESGGWQHAYGIRPELTRVPVVVSGDQIGNESDEQPTTLLDVHRTILSLANVEGSSKGRVLPYISDDPPTDEERNVYTESHGLNQRSVARAQTEGYDPSLLDHELTGVATPIAYGYEDRDGFGVENKNDDLIVDSSLLKESIETHRNRINRRTVSQSDEASKELQRQLEALGYA from the coding sequence ATGAATATCGCGCTGGTGGTTCTTGATACTCTCCGCTATGACGCGTTTGTCCAGCATTTCGACTGGCTACCGGGGGTTCGTATCAAGAATGCATGGGCACCAAGCTACTGGACTGTTCCCTCTCATGCAGCGCTGTTCACCGGCTACTATCCGAGTGAGGTCGGGATTCATGCTCGCAACACGACTTTCGACTGTCCACAGTCGATGCTTGCTGAAGATCTCCACGATGCTGGGTACACAACACGGGCGTTTTCGAACAATGTCAACCTCACCCCTGTCTCATCGTTCGACCGCGGATTCGACCACTTCCATGGTGGATGGCGCATACAAAACCTCACTGCGAACACGTTCGATTGGGAGACGTTTGTCTCCGAGACGCGCAATGAGGGGATGATGCGGTACCTCCGAGGAATCCGTCAGTGCATTACTAACGATTGTGCTACATGGCCATCACTGAAACGAGGTGGGCGGCTCAAGCTCCGCGACCTCGGCCTCGATAACCAACCTGACGATAACGGTATACAAGAGACCCTCAACTACGTTCGTGAGACGGAGTTCGGCGAGCAGGAGTTCCTGTTCATCAATCTGATGGAGGCACACTGGCCATACCAAATCCCTGACTCGTTTGGCAACGAGGAAGTTGATGATCTCAGTGACGCGAGTGAGTATAACGGCCTCGTCGCTACACTCGGCGGCGGCCCACCGATTGATGGTGAACGCCTCCGCCGAGCCTACGACCGAAGTGTCGACTATCTCTCGACAATGTATAGGTCGGTATTCGCCGAACTACGCGACGATTTCGATGTCATTTTCACTGTTAGTGACCACGGCGAGTTGTTCGGTGAAAGCGGTGGATGGCAACACGCCTATGGCATCCGCCCAGAACTTACCCGTGTTCCAGTTGTAGTTTCAGGTGACCAAATCGGTAACGAGAGCGATGAGCAACCGACTACGCTTCTCGATGTTCACCGAACGATTCTCTCATTAGCGAACGTAGAGGGATCATCGAAGGGTCGTGTACTCCCCTACATTTCGGATGACCCACCAACCGATGAGGAACGCAATGTGTACACCGAATCTCACGGGCTCAATCAGCGCAGCGTGGCTCGCGCACAGACCGAAGGTTATGATCCATCCCTATTAGACCACGAGTTGACAGGCGTTGCAACGCCTATCGCGTATGGATACGAAGACCGCGATGGATTCGGGGTTGAGAACAAGAACGATGACCTTATAGTGGACTCGAGTCTGCTGAAAGAGTCCATCGAGACCCACCGAAATCGCATCAACCGGCGTACCGTTTCGCAAAGCGATGAGGCTTCGAAAGAACTTCAGCGCCAACTCGAAGCACTCGGATATGCTTAA
- a CDS encoding alpha/beta hydrolase, producing MMKRRQFITRAGSTAFGIATVGATANTVTASRTVPLVSTREHFTDGGDLAAGRTATGYDTNGNVPGIDTACADDLTVFVHGWNKNGDDPEAEALAKFHEADTALGEAGYTGTLVGYTWDSDKGGGVDFGWGEAQAVAQSNGPKLANFVLDYARNCSGTLRFISHSLGAQVVFSALRTLNADSTWDANGYKLASVHLLGAAQDNEAPTTEWRDTYEALLYETELTFNYYSQEDDVLAWVYNTIEFDQALGETGAESGNTTPGNYSDYDATSQVGSNHSGYVSSLADEVVSDMASS from the coding sequence ATCATGAAACGACGACAGTTCATCACGCGAGCAGGGAGTACAGCATTCGGAATAGCCACGGTCGGCGCGACGGCGAATACCGTCACGGCCAGTCGAACCGTCCCGTTGGTCTCGACACGCGAACACTTCACAGATGGAGGTGACCTCGCAGCCGGGCGGACAGCGACGGGCTATGACACGAATGGCAACGTTCCGGGAATCGATACGGCGTGCGCTGATGATCTCACCGTCTTCGTCCACGGCTGGAACAAAAACGGCGATGATCCCGAAGCAGAAGCGCTGGCCAAATTCCACGAAGCAGACACCGCATTGGGCGAGGCAGGATATACCGGAACTTTGGTCGGTTATACGTGGGATTCAGACAAGGGCGGTGGAGTGGACTTCGGCTGGGGCGAAGCACAAGCAGTCGCTCAATCGAACGGTCCGAAGTTGGCGAACTTTGTCCTGGATTATGCACGAAACTGTTCCGGTACGCTTCGATTCATCAGTCACTCTCTCGGTGCACAGGTCGTGTTCAGCGCGCTCCGAACGCTCAATGCCGACTCGACGTGGGATGCCAACGGGTACAAGCTTGCATCGGTCCACTTACTCGGTGCGGCACAGGACAACGAAGCACCGACAACCGAATGGCGCGATACGTACGAGGCACTCCTTTACGAAACCGAGTTGACGTTCAACTACTACAGCCAGGAGGACGACGTGCTCGCATGGGTGTATAATACAATCGAGTTCGATCAGGCGCTTGGAGAAACTGGAGCGGAGAGCGGTAACACCACTCCCGGCAATTACTCGGATTACGATGCCACCTCACAGGTGGGCAGCAATCACTCGGGTTACGTGTCTTCGCTTGCCGACGAGGTTGTCTCTGATATGGCATCATCATGA
- a CDS encoding N-acetylmuramoyl-L-alanine amidase, with translation MTRKLSRRTFAKGIGTAATALTTPIVLSGTASAFSDGDRVESTTDLNTRHRPGTASRVLDTMPSGTVGEVMNGPETKDGYTWWGIHWLNADIWGWSVERYLDSTSPGGGGGGKPSVRYDQAAAGNYGTANRSAGDIRWAIIHTIEGSYQTGINVFNNPDSGVSAHYVVGNDAGQITQMVDDSDIAYTAGNYDYNTTGLNFEHDGFAAEGHPDSLYQNAADIVGWVCEAYDIPKKHPSGVAPADATVGGGVIGHEQVPDPNNPSLGGGANHHGDPGAGWDWGYFMSLL, from the coding sequence ATGACACGAAAACTCAGTCGGCGGACGTTCGCCAAAGGTATCGGCACCGCCGCAACCGCCCTCACTACACCTATCGTCCTCAGCGGGACGGCCAGCGCGTTCAGCGATGGTGATCGAGTTGAGTCGACGACCGATCTGAACACACGGCACCGACCCGGCACCGCCTCACGCGTGCTCGATACGATGCCGTCGGGCACAGTTGGAGAGGTGATGAACGGTCCCGAGACCAAAGACGGCTACACATGGTGGGGTATCCACTGGCTCAATGCCGACATCTGGGGCTGGTCGGTCGAACGCTATCTCGATTCCACCAGCCCGGGTGGCGGCGGTGGCGGCAAGCCATCGGTGCGATACGACCAAGCCGCTGCGGGCAACTACGGCACGGCGAACCGCTCTGCGGGCGACATCCGGTGGGCGATTATCCACACCATCGAGGGGTCCTATCAGACAGGTATCAACGTGTTCAACAATCCGGACTCGGGAGTGAGCGCCCACTATGTCGTTGGCAACGACGCCGGGCAGATCACTCAGATGGTCGATGACTCGGACATCGCCTACACGGCTGGCAACTACGACTACAACACGACAGGGCTGAACTTCGAGCACGATGGCTTCGCCGCGGAAGGCCATCCCGATTCGCTCTATCAGAACGCTGCCGACATCGTTGGGTGGGTCTGCGAGGCATACGACATTCCGAAAAAGCACCCGAGCGGCGTCGCGCCTGCCGACGCGACCGTCGGCGGTGGAGTGATCGGCCACGAGCAGGTGCCAGATCCCAATAATCCGAGCCTCGGTGGTGGAGCAAATCACCACGGCGACCCTGGCGCGGGCTGGGATTGGGGGTACTTCATGAGCCTGCTGTAA
- a CDS encoding M23 family metallopeptidase, which produces MTRKISRRTFAKGIGTAATALATPAVLSGTASAFSNGDRVEPTTDLNTRHRPGTESRILQTMAPGTVGEVMNGPETEDGYTWWGIHWLDADIWGWSVERYLTSADGGGGSGGADFTWPITGYITSPYGDRSGHYAVDIGANGNIGEPIYAARDGVVDIRSYQAGGCGNYLKLGHKNGYQTMYCHLNSFDVSQGESVSRGQQIAGMGNTGNSTGPHLHFTIERNQTHQSIPGSDGQNITANDAIPKDYVDI; this is translated from the coding sequence ATGACGCGAAAGATCTCACGACGGACGTTCGCCAAAGGTATCGGCACCGCTGCAACCGCCCTCGCCACACCCGCCGTCCTCAGCGGGACGGCCAGCGCGTTCAGTAACGGCGACCGAGTCGAACCGACGACGGACCTCAACACACGCCACCGGCCGGGTACTGAATCACGCATCCTACAGACAATGGCTCCCGGAACGGTCGGCGAAGTCATGAACGGCCCCGAAACCGAGGACGGCTACACGTGGTGGGGCATCCATTGGCTCGACGCCGACATCTGGGGCTGGTCTGTCGAACGCTATCTCACGTCCGCTGATGGCGGCGGTGGAAGTGGCGGAGCGGACTTCACGTGGCCGATTACCGGCTACATCACGTCGCCGTACGGCGACCGCTCCGGCCACTACGCAGTGGACATTGGGGCCAACGGTAATATCGGCGAACCGATTTACGCGGCCCGCGATGGTGTCGTTGACATTCGGAGTTACCAAGCCGGGGGTTGTGGGAACTATCTCAAACTCGGTCATAAGAACGGTTATCAGACGATGTATTGCCACCTGAACAGCTTTGATGTCTCACAGGGTGAAAGCGTGTCGAGGGGACAACAGATAGCTGGTATGGGTAACACCGGCAACTCGACTGGCCCGCACCTCCATTTCACTATTGAGCGAAATCAAACTCATCAGTCAATCCCCGGTAGCGACGGACAGAACATCACTGCAAATGACGCAATCCCGAAAGACTACGTTGACATCTGA
- a CDS encoding glucosaminidase domain-containing protein, with product MTGTAAARSYTIDSDLRQTADVTGRELDAAVDAVSPGSPLVGLGDTWAVVQSERQINAVYMAAHAALESAWGRSNIAQEKNNIYGFDARDICPSECADGYASFAQCVREVMAYVDTEYLTSGGDWYEGTSLRAMNVHYATDDRWAEKIASIMNDLDAELPDGGGGGGGGGGGGGGFSDGEQIKSTVDLNTRHRPGTESRVLDTQPTGTTGEIMNGPVSEDGYTWWGVHWSDDVWGWSVERYLVRA from the coding sequence ATGACTGGGACGGCCGCTGCGCGGTCGTACACCATCGATAGCGACCTCAGACAAACCGCCGATGTCACGGGTAGGGAACTCGATGCGGCCGTCGATGCCGTCTCGCCAGGCAGTCCGCTCGTCGGCCTCGGAGATACATGGGCGGTCGTGCAAAGCGAACGGCAAATCAACGCCGTCTACATGGCTGCCCACGCAGCGCTCGAATCCGCGTGGGGGCGTAGCAACATCGCCCAAGAGAAAAACAACATCTACGGGTTCGATGCGCGCGACATCTGTCCCTCGGAGTGCGCCGACGGTTACGCGTCGTTTGCTCAGTGCGTGCGCGAGGTAATGGCGTACGTCGATACGGAATATCTCACATCGGGTGGCGACTGGTACGAGGGGACGTCGCTGCGTGCGATGAACGTCCACTACGCTACCGACGACCGTTGGGCCGAGAAAATCGCCAGCATCATGAATGATCTCGATGCCGAGCTTCCCGATGGTGGCGGGGGTGGCGGCGGTGGCGGTGGTGGCGGTGGCGGATTCAGTGATGGCGAGCAGATCAAATCCACCGTCGATCTGAACACGCGCCACCGACCAGGTACCGAATCACGTGTGCTTGACACCCAACCCACGGGCACTACCGGCGAGATCATGAACGGTCCCGTCTCCGAGGACGGCTACACATGGTGGGGTGTTCACTGGAGCGACGACGTATGGGGCTGGTCGGTCGAACGCTACCTCGTCCGCGCATAA
- a CDS encoding M55 family metallopeptidase — protein sequence MRIFISADMEGISGIATSEDVTMGTAEYRRGKELFHSDVNAAIEGAVAAGATEILVNDSHSSMRNLDRVEIDERAQLIRGNTKPRSMMQGLSDEYDGALFVGYHAKAGTSSGVLNHTFFGWKLVRLRVNDHEVGELGWNARLAGALDVPVVLVTGDDVTATEARTELGDEIETVAVKRGIDRFTAYCRPVSETQAAIRDHAERAVSTAADGDVAVPMVDTPIRIEADWATTNQAARAAGTPDVTRTDSRTTRVEGDNYPDVYERSIAMLRAGGAGTDAQYG from the coding sequence ATGCGCATATTCATCTCAGCCGATATGGAAGGTATCTCCGGGATTGCGACTTCCGAAGACGTCACGATGGGTACCGCAGAATATCGACGTGGGAAGGAGTTGTTTCATAGCGATGTGAACGCGGCGATCGAGGGTGCGGTCGCAGCCGGTGCAACTGAAATTCTTGTAAACGATTCTCATTCCTCCATGCGAAACCTCGATCGTGTCGAGATAGACGAGCGAGCACAGCTGATCCGCGGAAACACAAAGCCTCGGTCGATGATGCAGGGGCTCTCCGACGAATATGACGGCGCGCTGTTCGTTGGCTACCACGCTAAGGCAGGGACATCCTCTGGCGTGCTCAATCACACGTTTTTCGGCTGGAAACTGGTTCGACTTCGCGTGAACGACCACGAAGTCGGCGAACTCGGGTGGAACGCGAGACTAGCTGGTGCACTTGACGTTCCCGTGGTGTTGGTGACCGGCGATGACGTGACTGCTACCGAAGCACGTACCGAATTGGGCGATGAGATCGAAACAGTGGCAGTGAAACGCGGTATCGACCGCTTCACAGCGTACTGCCGGCCCGTTTCGGAGACACAAGCAGCAATCCGTGACCACGCCGAGCGCGCAGTTTCCACTGCTGCCGATGGTGATGTAGCCGTGCCGATGGTTGATACGCCGATCCGAATCGAAGCCGACTGGGCAACAACGAATCAGGCAGCCCGTGCAGCCGGCACTCCAGACGTCACGAGAACCGACAGCCGCACAACGCGTGTTGAGGGCGACAACTATCCCGATGTCTACGAACGCTCGATCGCCATGCTACGAGCGGGTGGAGCCGGAACCGACGCTCAGTACGGCTAA
- the lysA gene encoding diaminopimelate decarboxylase, with product MSGGDVRRLADWDRAHLRSLAAKYGTPLYVIDLERVRSNAQRVCRAFPDAHIQYAVKAHTGHTVLKTVREAGLDAECASAGEVARAFDAGYGANDIQYTAVNPPDKDLDYIVDCWRENNALTVTVGARDTLLRLSERGYDGRLCIRVNPGVGAGHHEMVQTGKDAKFGVPYNRAADVVAEARDYFDVIGLHAHAGSGIDVDQLENHRELVQRMGTLAREVGDLEFVDVGGGFGVPYRKDEPPFDLRVVADATREAIGEISAQLAIEPGRYIVADAGVLLTTVNTIKPAPKTTIVGVDAGMTTLLRPALYDAFHPMAILADRGDSPITVTGPICESSDVFCTDRPLGTPKRDDVIAIGNAGAYGYEMASTYNSRPRPAEIALANGTNRIVRQRETLADLTRLEKDEP from the coding sequence ATGAGCGGAGGCGACGTGCGCAGACTTGCAGACTGGGATAGGGCACACTTGCGCTCACTGGCTGCTAAATACGGGACGCCCTTGTACGTAATTGATCTGGAACGCGTGCGCTCGAACGCGCAGCGCGTGTGCAGGGCTTTTCCTGACGCACATATCCAGTACGCTGTAAAGGCTCATACCGGGCATACGGTACTTAAGACCGTCCGTGAGGCTGGTCTCGATGCCGAGTGTGCGTCGGCTGGTGAAGTCGCTCGCGCGTTCGACGCAGGCTACGGGGCAAACGACATACAGTACACTGCGGTCAACCCACCCGACAAGGACTTGGACTATATCGTGGATTGCTGGCGTGAGAATAACGCTCTTACTGTCACCGTTGGTGCACGTGATACGCTGTTACGCCTCTCTGAACGAGGATACGATGGTCGCCTCTGCATACGCGTTAATCCTGGCGTTGGCGCGGGTCACCACGAGATGGTTCAAACGGGTAAGGACGCCAAGTTTGGCGTACCCTACAATCGTGCGGCTGATGTCGTCGCCGAAGCTCGTGATTATTTCGACGTGATCGGTCTCCATGCCCATGCCGGGTCGGGCATCGATGTCGACCAACTTGAGAACCACCGTGAACTCGTACAACGGATGGGGACACTCGCCCGTGAGGTAGGTGACTTGGAATTTGTGGACGTTGGCGGTGGTTTCGGTGTCCCCTATCGGAAGGACGAACCACCGTTTGACTTGCGTGTTGTCGCTGACGCGACGCGGGAGGCAATAGGTGAGATAAGTGCTCAACTCGCTATCGAACCTGGCCGCTATATTGTCGCCGACGCAGGCGTCCTGCTGACGACAGTCAATACGATTAAACCTGCTCCAAAGACGACCATTGTCGGCGTTGACGCTGGCATGACGACACTACTTCGTCCAGCACTCTACGACGCTTTCCACCCAATGGCTATCCTCGCTGATCGAGGTGATAGCCCCATTACCGTCACCGGTCCAATCTGTGAATCATCCGATGTTTTCTGCACCGACCGTCCACTTGGTACACCCAAACGAGATGACGTTATCGCCATCGGCAACGCCGGGGCATATGGCTACGAAATGGCGAGTACGTACAACTCCCGCCCTCGTCCCGCTGAGATAGCGCTCGCGAACGGGACAAACCGTATCGTCCGTCAGCGCGAGACGCTCGCTGACCTCACGCGTTTGGAGAAGGACGAACCATAA
- a CDS encoding ABC transporter substrate-binding protein: MKDSDKRTRRSFLKATGGVATAVALAGCSGSNDGGNNATKKKENANNSSSGGQGTKQNIEADSSKTLQLTSSSVTTFDPVAATDAVSGYVNHQLYDMLMSYPNGKATPEKGLAKNFKLAEDNTTYTFKLKDAKFHNGKDVTAQDFIYSWERLAASKNSNRAYFILDSLGVKHETTTQDGEETYKPDSLALKAVDEKTLEITLSEPFHAAMEVLAYNTFAVIPEDILGDIKGYDGEMSYEKFSSSNPIGTGPFTLNNYQPGTEIEITRFDDYYGGKASIAGVHWQIIDKSSSAYQYAIAKNADSFDIPTSQYDKSKINIKRGPDDLGREFGTYGPLKNGETVQYSSVPLIITYYLGFNMARVPKPVRQAFAYAVNQDQIIKEVFKGRGSPAYLFTPPSIYPGGAKAYEKHAKQNYPYGYAKTQLDKARNVMKKAGYGPDNQYTITWTQYQDDTWLELSKLLRDQLSSAYIKMEIQQAPFSTLLERVHNGKVEIYTLNWIADWPAPDNFLQLLNPPQTDTSKPESLTGANWTSKNGDAAEQAKQAYQRVLNNQDPTKKAERARNKAYTEIEEANWEDVSLLPVYNSLGERFRYNWVDIPAFGGMASNRQQLNDVKIAKQRG, encoded by the coding sequence ATGAAAGACAGTGACAAACGGACCCGGCGTTCCTTCCTGAAAGCTACCGGCGGAGTAGCGACGGCAGTCGCTCTTGCCGGCTGTTCCGGGAGCAATGATGGTGGCAACAACGCCACGAAAAAGAAAGAAAACGCCAATAACAGTAGCAGCGGCGGTCAGGGAACGAAACAAAATATTGAGGCTGATTCTTCGAAGACACTGCAACTGACCAGCAGCAGCGTGACAACGTTTGATCCAGTCGCAGCGACTGACGCCGTGAGTGGATACGTTAACCACCAGTTGTACGATATGCTGATGAGCTATCCGAACGGGAAGGCAACTCCCGAAAAAGGCCTCGCAAAGAACTTCAAGCTGGCCGAAGACAATACGACCTATACTTTCAAACTGAAGGACGCGAAATTCCACAACGGAAAGGACGTCACCGCACAGGACTTCATCTACTCGTGGGAGCGTCTCGCAGCCTCGAAGAATTCCAATCGAGCCTATTTCATACTCGATTCGCTCGGCGTCAAACACGAAACGACCACTCAGGACGGCGAGGAGACCTACAAACCCGATTCCTTGGCGCTCAAAGCCGTGGATGAGAAAACCCTCGAAATCACACTCTCTGAACCGTTTCACGCGGCGATGGAGGTGCTCGCGTACAACACCTTTGCAGTCATCCCGGAGGACATTCTCGGTGACATCAAGGGGTACGACGGCGAGATGTCGTACGAGAAATTTTCGAGTAGCAACCCGATCGGGACAGGGCCATTCACACTGAATAACTATCAACCTGGAACTGAGATCGAAATCACGCGATTTGACGACTATTACGGTGGCAAGGCATCTATCGCAGGCGTTCATTGGCAAATAATCGACAAAAGCTCGTCGGCGTATCAGTACGCGATAGCGAAAAACGCCGATAGCTTCGATATTCCGACCTCACAGTACGACAAAAGTAAAATCAACATCAAACGTGGCCCGGATGACCTTGGACGAGAGTTCGGGACCTATGGACCGCTCAAAAACGGTGAAACGGTCCAATACTCCTCAGTTCCGTTAATTATCACCTACTATCTTGGCTTCAACATGGCACGAGTGCCGAAGCCCGTCCGACAGGCATTCGCCTACGCAGTGAACCAGGATCAGATAATCAAGGAGGTGTTCAAAGGTCGTGGCTCACCGGCCTATCTTTTCACGCCGCCGTCGATCTATCCCGGCGGCGCGAAAGCCTACGAGAAACACGCAAAGCAGAACTACCCCTACGGATACGCGAAAACCCAACTTGATAAGGCGAGAAACGTCATGAAAAAGGCGGGATATGGGCCGGACAACCAGTACACCATAACGTGGACGCAGTATCAGGACGACACATGGCTCGAGCTCAGCAAACTGTTGCGCGACCAACTGTCGAGCGCGTATATCAAGATGGAGATCCAACAGGCTCCGTTTTCGACGTTACTTGAACGCGTACATAATGGAAAGGTCGAAATTTACACGCTCAACTGGATTGCCGATTGGCCGGCACCTGACAACTTCCTCCAGCTCCTCAATCCTCCCCAGACCGACACCTCGAAACCGGAATCGCTCACGGGAGCCAATTGGACATCGAAAAATGGCGACGCGGCTGAGCAGGCGAAGCAGGCCTACCAACGAGTTTTGAACAACCAAGACCCGACGAAAAAAGCTGAACGCGCCCGTAATAAGGCATACACCGAGATAGAGGAAGCAAACTGGGAAGATGTCAGTCTTCTCCCGGTCTATAACAGCCTCGGCGAGAGGTTCAGATACAACTGGGTCGACATTCCAGCATTTGGTGGAATGGCGAGCAATCGTCAGCAATTGAATGATGTGAAGATCGCCAAGCAGCGCGGCTGA
- a CDS encoding C40 family peptidase, with translation MNQTAHSLSLAVRRVRTRYAPDDRVTVFDVDVDHSTTVPTIRGVVSEPYLRERVLAAARDVRDEFDTAVRVLDASPRTVAVSVASVRGEPSTDAEQVTQVLRGAAITAYEPDDQESQGHEGWTQVRVPDGYIGWIESTQLTDVADISPEHVICRRVDAGSTTLHAGTDIAVETVENGRTTGRLRTGEAVTVPADAVTRPKPPGGDEFVEIAKQFLGTEYEWGGITTEGIDCSGLVWIPYYVAGVSLPRDADQQRAMGPTIARDNLKPGDLLFFPGHVAISLGGDEYIHAYGDDDAVVISSLDPDAENYLELHDDTFEMAIRILPRAGDEGMSTGEGEENDL, from the coding sequence GTGAATCAGACCGCTCACTCCCTGTCCCTTGCAGTTCGTCGCGTTCGGACGCGATACGCGCCCGACGACAGGGTAACCGTATTCGACGTGGATGTCGACCACTCGACAACCGTTCCGACCATTCGTGGCGTCGTCTCCGAACCGTACCTTCGAGAGCGAGTGCTCGCGGCCGCACGCGATGTCCGTGACGAGTTCGACACCGCGGTTCGCGTTCTTGACGCCTCTCCACGAACAGTAGCCGTTTCCGTCGCCTCGGTCCGTGGCGAGCCGTCGACGGACGCTGAACAAGTGACACAGGTGCTACGGGGTGCCGCAATAACTGCCTACGAACCGGACGATCAGGAAAGTCAGGGTCATGAAGGATGGACCCAAGTGCGCGTTCCCGACGGTTACATAGGGTGGATCGAATCAACTCAGCTCACCGATGTCGCTGATATCAGCCCGGAGCATGTCATCTGTCGCCGGGTCGACGCCGGATCGACTACGCTCCACGCTGGTACAGACATCGCCGTCGAGACGGTTGAGAACGGCCGGACAACCGGTCGCCTCCGAACTGGAGAGGCCGTCACGGTCCCGGCCGACGCCGTCACGCGGCCGAAACCGCCCGGCGGTGACGAGTTCGTTGAGATAGCCAAACAGTTTCTCGGTACCGAATACGAGTGGGGCGGAATAACGACCGAGGGGATCGATTGCTCCGGTCTCGTATGGATTCCGTATTACGTGGCTGGCGTTTCCCTCCCGCGAGATGCGGACCAGCAGCGAGCGATGGGACCGACCATCGCTCGCGATAACCTCAAACCCGGCGACCTGCTCTTCTTTCCAGGTCATGTTGCGATCAGTCTCGGCGGCGACGAGTACATCCACGCCTACGGCGATGATGATGCAGTCGTCATCAGCAGTCTCGACCCAGATGCCGAGAACTATCTCGAGTTGCACGACGACACGTTCGAGATGGCGATTCGTATTCTCCCTCGTGCTGGAGACGAAGGGATGAGCACGGGCGAGGGCGAAGAAAATGATCTCTGA
- a CDS encoding serine hydrolase: protein MRPATPPKTRVEFRDRVDAFGDRLDARFGAFFGFPTTPGTFDVVHTVRPNERFTSASLIKLFVQYALYDRYDGRLDALTEPYGLAAENRVAGTGLFHLLDDPDPTLEDLAMAMIGISDNAATNELIDHLGREKINTVLNELGYADTRLGRKMMVTGGGTKDLPPGISENVTSPRDVASLVADTVHETTLSSVAYDRLRVPLRHQHDTSMVARYLPLGVDIEHKTGELTDAVLDAGTLRIEDCDPLVFAVFLDELDSPGEGTDVLASVGALVYDWLETHRESDGLAVG from the coding sequence ATGCGTCCCGCGACACCACCGAAGACCCGAGTCGAATTCCGCGATCGAGTCGACGCCTTCGGCGATCGCCTCGATGCACGCTTTGGGGCTTTCTTCGGGTTTCCCACGACCCCAGGAACCTTCGACGTCGTCCACACGGTGCGGCCCAACGAGCGCTTCACCAGCGCGAGTCTGATTAAACTCTTCGTCCAGTACGCGCTCTATGACCGCTACGATGGCCGACTCGATGCCCTCACCGAACCATACGGTCTTGCGGCCGAAAATCGGGTCGCTGGCACCGGATTGTTTCACCTCCTTGACGATCCGGATCCGACATTAGAGGATCTCGCCATGGCGATGATAGGTATCAGCGACAACGCGGCGACGAACGAACTCATCGACCATCTTGGCCGAGAGAAAATAAACACCGTCCTCAACGAGTTGGGCTACGCCGACACCCGCCTCGGACGGAAGATGATGGTGACTGGCGGTGGGACCAAAGACCTGCCGCCGGGCATCTCTGAGAATGTCACCTCACCGCGCGATGTTGCCAGCTTGGTAGCTGATACGGTCCACGAGACAACACTCTCGTCAGTTGCGTACGACCGTCTTCGGGTTCCGCTTCGCCACCAGCACGACACCTCGATGGTTGCTCGCTATCTCCCGTTGGGCGTAGACATCGAACACAAGACGGGAGAGCTGACAGACGCCGTTCTCGACGCCGGAACCCTCCGCATCGAAGATTGCGACCCCCTCGTCTTCGCCGTGTTTCTTGACGAACTTGATTCTCCCGGGGAGGGGACGGACGTCCTCGCATCGGTTGGTGCGCTCGTATACGATTGGCTCGAAACGCACAGAGAAAGTGACGGACTGGCGGTAGGGTGA